Within the Candidatus Poribacteria bacterium genome, the region AGCAGGTACCACGCGCGCGTCTTGACGAACGGGTAGACGACGAGGTACTTGGCGTCGGTCACGTGGATCTCGAGCCGGTTCCCTTCCTGCCCAGCGTGGATGTGACGGTCGACGTAGACCGACCGCTTCGTCATCGACAGGTAGGAATGCCGCGTCGTTACATAGGCTCCCAAGGCGGTCTTCGCCAGGGCTGTGGACATCTCCGTGAAGTCCTCGAGCCGATAGCTGATCCGCCACAGCAGGAAGTCGCAGTCGGCGCGCAGACCGAACAGCGTGTAGGGGTAGACCAGGAAGCGCTGGGAGAACTCGTGGTAGACCGCCTGCCACTCCTCCAGCCCGCGTTGGCGTTCCTCCTTCGGGAGTCGGCGCCAGGCAGGATCGACTTGGTAGAAGGCGAAGTTCACGAACTGG harbors:
- a CDS encoding chlorite dismutase family protein, whose product is MAERPGRQEAAASESQPRQFVNFAFYQVDPAWRRLPKEERQRGLEEWQAVYHEFSQRFLVYPYTLFGLRADCDFLLWRISYRLEDFTEMSTALAKTALGAYVTTRHSYLSMTKRSVYVDRHIHAGQEGNRLEIHVTDAKYLVVYPFVKTRAWYLLTPHARQGMMNEHIEIGHKYQSVKLNTTYSFGLDDQEFVVAFETDHLEDFLDLVQELRGSEGSRYTERDTPIFTCIAGEIDSVLDSLGGS